The Chryseobacterium nakagawai genome has a segment encoding these proteins:
- a CDS encoding ATP-dependent Clp protease ATP-binding subunit, translating to MGVLVTNETVKQLFHIAQSIARENYNGTYGGPHILQALMHKDIGLNEFLKSIDKDPGYFYEWADVRIEEYPKTSHLPDEVGQDEAVDTLIEEADDIRLKLGLDEITPICILTAIVKPQIVFSLQQLKSLPLREHEIFNLYRKDTPFTVSENGDFASLFSNGSDFTDSSFPSIKSYCVDRTAQARNGDLENIIGRDKELRMLVEILCRRSKPNVIIIGEPGVGKTALVEGFAIEITKGNVPEMLKNGTLLELDTGALLAGTSYKGEIEDRLKKVINECKKIEKAILFIDEIHTLLDSKGSIGNVANLLKPELARGEITVIGATTQEEYRKIIEPEQAFNRRFEVLTVNEPDEQTCVKMIDVLLEGYKKHHGIEVEKTALPECVRLAKRYAKGKKLPDAAIDLLDRTMAAIKMLDELSEKELSSWKESYDAILKEEYLDNKDKADELIWTYNLLRDKISPILWGSLNEQPALDNSMPVDQIQKIIEDTYAELLQHAAKKREKVDRLELAAVMAAKTNIPIGKIQAQEKEKLLNMESLLLNRVVGQDHALKILSDAIVENRSGLNKPGQPIGSFFLLGPTGTGKTELAKSMAELLFNDEKAMVRFDMSEFKEEHSAALLYGAPPGYVGYEEGGMLVNKIRQQPYTVVLFDEIEKAHHSVFDVFLQIMDEGKVHDKLGKEGDFSNALILFTSNIGSEEIVKQFEEGKVPESSSLMQIMSNSGRFRPEFLARITEIIPFAPITESIAERIFNIQLKSLHTSLTRLGITLKITDEAVKNLALGGFSSKYGARQISGVIRAQLARPISKMIVREEVKSGQTIHVDWNKEEEKTSWKVD from the coding sequence ATGGGAGTACTAGTAACCAACGAAACAGTAAAGCAGCTATTTCATATTGCTCAGTCTATAGCGAGGGAAAATTATAATGGCACTTATGGAGGGCCACATATTTTGCAGGCTCTAATGCATAAAGATATTGGTCTTAATGAATTTTTAAAAAGCATAGATAAAGATCCTGGCTATTTTTATGAATGGGCAGATGTACGTATTGAAGAATACCCTAAAACCAGTCATCTTCCCGATGAAGTAGGACAAGATGAAGCGGTAGACACTCTTATAGAAGAAGCTGATGATATCCGTTTAAAATTGGGACTGGATGAGATTACTCCAATCTGTATCCTTACTGCCATTGTAAAACCTCAGATAGTGTTTTCACTTCAGCAACTGAAGTCATTGCCTCTGAGAGAACATGAAATTTTCAACCTATATAGAAAAGATACTCCTTTTACAGTTTCTGAAAACGGTGATTTTGCTTCATTATTTTCCAACGGATCAGACTTTACAGACTCATCTTTTCCATCTATCAAAAGCTATTGTGTAGACAGAACCGCACAAGCCAGAAATGGGGACCTTGAAAACATCATTGGAAGAGACAAAGAACTGAGAATGTTAGTAGAAATTCTTTGCCGAAGAAGTAAACCGAATGTAATCATCATCGGAGAACCTGGAGTAGGTAAGACTGCTTTAGTAGAGGGATTTGCTATAGAAATTACAAAAGGAAACGTTCCGGAAATGCTTAAAAATGGGACTCTTTTAGAGTTAGACACTGGAGCATTATTAGCAGGAACGTCTTATAAAGGTGAGATAGAAGACCGACTAAAAAAAGTAATCAATGAATGTAAGAAAATAGAAAAAGCTATTCTTTTTATTGATGAGATTCATACCCTTTTAGATTCAAAAGGAAGCATCGGAAACGTTGCTAATCTTCTGAAGCCGGAATTGGCAAGAGGAGAAATTACAGTTATCGGGGCTACTACTCAGGAAGAATACAGAAAAATTATTGAACCGGAACAGGCTTTCAACCGTCGTTTTGAGGTATTAACAGTGAATGAACCGGATGAGCAGACTTGTGTAAAAATGATTGATGTTCTTCTTGAAGGTTATAAGAAGCACCACGGTATTGAAGTGGAAAAAACAGCCCTTCCGGAATGTGTACGTCTGGCAAAAAGATATGCAAAAGGGAAAAAATTACCGGATGCAGCCATTGATTTATTAGACAGAACTATGGCAGCCATCAAAATGCTCGATGAACTTTCTGAAAAAGAGCTGAGCAGCTGGAAAGAAAGCTATGATGCTATTTTAAAAGAAGAATATCTTGACAATAAAGATAAGGCAGACGAATTGATCTGGACTTATAATTTATTAAGAGACAAAATAAGTCCTATTTTATGGGGATCATTGAATGAGCAGCCTGCTTTAGACAACTCAATGCCGGTAGATCAGATCCAAAAGATCATTGAAGATACCTATGCAGAACTTCTACAGCATGCTGCCAAGAAAAGAGAAAAGGTAGACCGTTTGGAACTTGCTGCTGTAATGGCTGCCAAAACCAATATTCCAATCGGGAAGATTCAGGCTCAGGAAAAAGAAAAACTCCTGAATATGGAATCCCTTCTATTGAACAGGGTAGTAGGTCAGGATCATGCATTAAAAATCCTTTCCGATGCTATTGTCGAAAACCGAAGCGGATTAAACAAACCAGGGCAGCCTATTGGGTCTTTTTTCCTTTTAGGACCTACCGGGACTGGGAAAACAGAACTAGCCAAATCAATGGCAGAACTATTGTTCAACGATGAGAAGGCTATGGTTCGTTTTGATATGTCGGAATTTAAAGAAGAGCATTCCGCAGCGTTACTATATGGAGCGCCTCCGGGATATGTAGGATATGAAGAAGGAGGGATGCTAGTCAACAAAATCAGACAACAGCCTTATACGGTAGTTTTATTTGATGAAATTGAGAAAGCTCACCATTCTGTATTCGATGTGTTCCTTCAAATCATGGACGAAGGAAAAGTACATGATAAACTTGGAAAAGAAGGAGATTTCAGTAATGCTTTGATCTTATTCACTTCTAATATTGGAAGTGAAGAAATCGTAAAACAGTTTGAAGAAGGAAAGGTTCCTGAATCATCTTCACTGATGCAGATTATGTCGAATTCAGGAAGATTCAGACCGGAATTCTTAGCCAGAATTACAGAAATTATTCCTTTTGCACCAATCACGGAATCTATTGCTGAAAGAATATTTAATATTCAGTTAAAATCACTTCATACCTCATTAACAAGACTGGGAATTACCTTAAAGATTACTGATGAGGCTGTGAAAAACCTTGCTCTTGGTGGATTCAGCAGTAAATATGGAGCCAGACAGATTTCCGGAGTGATCCGTGCACAACTGGCGAGACCTATTTCTAAAATGATTGTAAGAGAAGAAGTGAAATCCGGACAAACGATTCATGTAGACTGGAATAAGGAAGAAGAAAAAACAAGCTGGAAAGTAGATTAA
- a CDS encoding lytic transglycosylase domain-containing protein → MKTIVRNIFTGVMLLGTVVLVNGQFLAASDTSESSVRKYQGIINSNKDLVEFIEQLLLQKGLPKHLRNLALIESHFDKNITSGAGAVGVWQLMTAHANQYGLAEHQRTDVYKSTKTAVISLANLYKKYNNWVTVVAAYNCGEGNVAKAMQAAGSSQYHEFYRYLPAETINHVKKYLNACYATGELQSVLSNYNSARINKVFFEDGNRKVTDAALSETEINAGFNLSVIADELDVEVDKILAWNPGITEELQKKGESSFYLPTDLMPDFLLRKNKILTRSIKESAGAGVQP, encoded by the coding sequence ATGAAAACCATTGTCAGAAATATCTTTACAGGAGTAATGCTTTTGGGAACAGTCGTTTTGGTAAACGGCCAGTTTCTGGCGGCATCAGATACCTCAGAAAGCAGCGTAAGAAAATATCAGGGAATCATTAATTCAAACAAAGACCTTGTTGAATTTATTGAACAGTTACTTCTGCAGAAGGGACTTCCAAAGCATTTAAGAAACCTAGCCCTTATTGAATCTCATTTTGACAAAAATATTACCTCCGGAGCGGGAGCCGTAGGAGTATGGCAGCTGATGACAGCACATGCCAACCAGTATGGTCTTGCAGAACATCAACGAACAGATGTGTATAAAAGCACAAAGACAGCGGTTATTTCCCTGGCTAATTTATATAAGAAATACAATAACTGGGTAACAGTGGTCGCTGCTTACAACTGTGGTGAAGGAAATGTTGCCAAGGCAATGCAGGCTGCAGGCTCCAGCCAATATCACGAATTCTATCGATATCTTCCAGCAGAAACTATCAATCACGTGAAAAAATATCTGAATGCCTGCTATGCAACAGGAGAGCTTCAGAGTGTGTTAAGCAATTATAATTCTGCAAGGATCAATAAGGTGTTTTTTGAAGATGGAAATAGAAAAGTAACAGATGCAGCCCTTTCCGAAACAGAGATCAATGCCGGATTTAATCTGAGTGTAATCGCTGATGAGCTGGATGTGGAAGTAGATAAAATTCTTGCGTGGAATCCTGGGATCACAGAAGAGCTACAGAAAAAAGGGGAAAGCTCTTTTTATCTTCCCACTGATCTGATGCCGGATTTTCTTCTCAGAAAAAATAAAATACTAACCAGATCAATAAAAGAAAGTGCAGGTGCAGGGGTACAACCTTAA
- the tssD gene encoding type VI secretion system tube protein TssD produces the protein MAERNSRGILKFNNGEGQKLLKMNYSVARSTDVSGRVASDPSNALIKVTVEATEKSDILESLLNGKYKPTVGEIVFNKSHEEGTLITLKWENGYVIQHEVDFDAIDSNSMLISFVISAETIDYGTSQYAGLWPSAGK, from the coding sequence ATGGCAGAAAGAAATTCGAGAGGAATCTTAAAATTCAACAACGGAGAAGGTCAGAAATTATTAAAGATGAACTACAGCGTAGCAAGATCTACGGACGTTTCAGGACGTGTAGCATCAGACCCTTCTAACGCACTTATCAAAGTTACAGTAGAAGCTACTGAAAAATCAGACATCCTTGAAAGCTTATTAAACGGAAAATATAAGCCAACTGTGGGAGAGATCGTTTTCAACAAGTCTCACGAAGAAGGAACTCTAATTACTTTAAAATGGGAGAACGGATACGTTATCCAGCACGAAGTAGATTTTGATGCTATCGACAGCAACAGTATGTTGATTAGCTTCGTAATCAGTGCTGAAACTATCGACTACGGTACTTCTCAATACGCTGGACTGTGGCCTTCGGCAGGTAAATAA
- a CDS encoding type VI secretion system Vgr family protein, which yields MFQDDKTIKVDSPKNDTKGSKEQLKNVKENVAQKAEEKMNKTGSKVKKAVKAGQQSVSAVQGANMFMNQTFVPNNPSIVENKVWAKQPTSKIHNAEAIPQSIIAGINRVVKLDVVIEGQIIKHFKHFKLVQSAAKHHEFSLTLAHDTLGSAENHNLQEAQNFLGKRITVVFKYKDIIQGAERNFVGVVTEVGFSQEKGSLGNIVLKGYSPTVLLDAAPHIQSFGGSQPISLNSIAYHVISEGLGQNKFDFRVDAQHGNVSYSSQYEETHYNYLARMAEAYGEQFYYDGEVLHFGKLPPQEKPVKLTYGSSVSDIAIKMKAQHVSPSFYGYNSSKNEKMTGGSAKINHTSDIARRAYEISERTFTTPSLRVAPIKASSFMDIDASQKGTAGSKASEVFITSGTTTVPFLYPGCTADIEMRKAESNETSYFTKLMIIEVTHEVDARGYYDGKFEAIAADTGYIPRPEFETPRAEAQFAKVVSNTDPQNQGRVQVQFDWQNGPDITEFIRVMSPDAGSSDKVNKNRGFMSIPEVGDQVIINFVHQHPDRPFVMGGMFHGGIGAGGGAGNNVMSFSGRSGAELKYDNGAGSMNLKDQGGANMFFDGAGNVVHNANNDSTKTVGNDKTDKIGNNKKLEVGCDHIADVGNTHKVAVGGKNSVFTMDSKGTIDLTGIKQLKLKVGNSEIVITPDKISITSAEVDIIGGGATANFKGKTTITGKPVDIN from the coding sequence ATGTTTCAGGATGACAAGACAATTAAAGTAGATAGCCCAAAGAATGATACCAAAGGCAGTAAAGAGCAGCTGAAAAATGTAAAGGAAAATGTTGCCCAAAAAGCAGAAGAAAAGATGAATAAAACGGGCAGTAAAGTGAAGAAAGCTGTGAAAGCAGGACAGCAGAGTGTAAGCGCTGTACAAGGGGCAAATATGTTCATGAACCAAACCTTTGTCCCGAACAATCCTTCCATTGTTGAAAATAAAGTGTGGGCGAAACAGCCTACCTCAAAGATACATAATGCTGAAGCTATTCCTCAAAGTATTATCGCCGGAATTAACCGCGTGGTGAAGCTAGATGTTGTTATCGAAGGGCAGATTATTAAGCATTTTAAACATTTTAAATTGGTGCAGAGTGCTGCCAAGCATCATGAATTTAGCCTGACGCTGGCCCATGATACATTGGGGAGTGCAGAAAATCATAACCTTCAAGAAGCACAAAATTTCCTGGGAAAAAGGATAACAGTGGTTTTCAAATATAAAGATATTATACAAGGAGCGGAACGTAATTTCGTGGGTGTAGTTACAGAAGTTGGGTTCAGTCAGGAGAAAGGAAGCCTTGGGAATATTGTCCTTAAAGGATACAGTCCTACTGTACTTTTGGATGCGGCGCCTCATATTCAGAGTTTTGGAGGAAGCCAGCCCATTAGTTTGAATAGCATAGCCTATCATGTAATCAGTGAAGGACTGGGACAGAATAAATTCGATTTCAGAGTTGATGCTCAACATGGAAACGTTTCTTACAGTTCACAATACGAAGAGACCCATTATAATTATCTGGCAAGAATGGCTGAAGCTTATGGTGAACAGTTTTATTATGATGGAGAAGTATTACATTTTGGTAAGCTTCCGCCTCAGGAAAAGCCGGTCAAACTTACCTATGGAAGTAGCGTAAGTGATATTGCAATCAAAATGAAAGCCCAGCATGTGAGCCCTTCTTTCTATGGTTACAACAGTAGTAAAAATGAAAAGATGACAGGAGGAAGTGCAAAAATCAATCATACATCAGATATTGCAAGACGTGCTTACGAAATTTCGGAAAGAACCTTTACAACACCATCTTTGAGAGTTGCACCTATAAAAGCTTCCTCTTTTATGGATATTGATGCTTCCCAAAAAGGGACTGCCGGCAGTAAGGCTTCTGAGGTATTTATCACCTCGGGTACTACTACTGTACCTTTCTTATATCCGGGATGTACTGCCGATATTGAAATGCGCAAAGCAGAAAGCAACGAAACCTCATATTTCACCAAGTTGATGATTATCGAAGTTACTCATGAAGTAGATGCCAGAGGATATTATGATGGTAAATTTGAGGCTATTGCTGCAGATACAGGCTATATTCCACGTCCGGAATTTGAAACACCGAGAGCGGAAGCTCAGTTTGCCAAAGTAGTTTCCAATACAGATCCTCAAAACCAGGGAAGAGTTCAGGTACAGTTTGACTGGCAGAACGGACCGGACATTACAGAATTTATCCGTGTGATGTCTCCGGATGCAGGAAGCAGTGATAAAGTAAATAAAAACCGAGGATTTATGTCTATTCCTGAAGTTGGAGACCAGGTGATTATCAATTTTGTTCACCAGCACCCGGACCGCCCTTTTGTAATGGGAGGAATGTTCCATGGTGGTATTGGTGCCGGAGGTGGTGCAGGGAATAATGTGATGAGCTTTAGTGGAAGAAGTGGGGCTGAATTGAAGTATGACAACGGGGCTGGATCTATGAATCTTAAAGATCAGGGAGGAGCTAATATGTTCTTTGACGGGGCAGGAAATGTAGTACATAATGCCAATAATGACAGCACTAAAACTGTTGGAAATGATAAAACGGATAAAATTGGTAATAATAAGAAATTAGAAGTTGGGTGTGATCATATTGCAGATGTTGGAAATACCCATAAAGTGGCTGTAGGAGGTAAGAATAGTGTATTTACAATGGACAGTAAGGGGACTATTGATTTGACAGGTATTAAACAATTAAAACTTAAAGTAGGAAATAGTGAGATTGTTATTACTCCAGATAAAATTTCAATTACAAGTGCTGAAGTGGATATCATAGGAGGAGGTGCAACAGCTAATTTTAAAGGAAAAACTACAATTACCGGAAAACCTGTGGATATAAACTAA
- a CDS encoding LysM peptidoglycan-binding domain-containing protein produces MELIKYKIQRGDTLESIAAKNGLSIKELITFHNQNCGVTETILSDYLPLHLEYIYLEIKTEEEQRESNNIAAGDKARYRAEQTVITKINGIIQNHADTKREFFVIKENNNNRLLIKTALVENTIKVNPAALQDVMNIICEIDLLKCDAILEPDPKTGKIKKVQNHEEIIKRWKNYRSSLEAKFGFIRSDTTKNDFKHFIDASENVIINEDNLKRDFNAKLFFDLFFDKYLVSKDNLFAPFNRKLNSQLLENIPVELKFRQDILSETENTVNVRKVGELNKSSLNIDGLKKSYDERYLPMVGYKFSEYNFSIREHSTIDLNNQWIENSEVTIIEEVKNNVQILISYKLKKIET; encoded by the coding sequence ATGGAATTGATAAAATATAAAATTCAAAGAGGAGACACATTAGAATCAATAGCAGCAAAGAATGGATTATCTATTAAAGAGCTGATAACTTTTCACAATCAAAATTGTGGTGTAACGGAAACTATTTTAAGTGACTATTTACCATTGCATTTAGAATATATATATCTGGAAATAAAAACAGAAGAAGAACAGCGAGAATCAAATAATATTGCTGCGGGTGATAAAGCTAGATATAGAGCAGAGCAAACGGTAATAACAAAGATCAATGGTATTATTCAAAATCATGCAGATACCAAAAGAGAGTTTTTCGTTATCAAAGAAAATAATAATAACAGGTTACTGATAAAAACAGCTTTAGTTGAAAATACCATAAAAGTAAACCCTGCTGCTCTACAGGATGTAATGAATATCATCTGTGAAATTGATTTATTAAAATGTGATGCAATTTTGGAACCTGACCCAAAGACTGGAAAAATTAAGAAAGTTCAGAATCATGAGGAGATTATTAAAAGATGGAAAAATTATAGAAGTAGTTTAGAAGCCAAATTTGGTTTTATCCGGTCCGATACTACTAAAAATGACTTTAAACATTTTATTGATGCTTCGGAAAATGTTATTATTAATGAAGACAATTTAAAAAGAGATTTTAATGCAAAACTTTTTTTTGATTTATTTTTTGATAAATATTTAGTTTCTAAAGATAATTTATTTGCTCCCTTTAACAGGAAATTAAATTCTCAGTTACTAGAAAACATACCCGTAGAATTAAAATTCAGACAAGATATTTTGTCTGAAACAGAAAATACGGTCAATGTAAGAAAAGTGGGAGAACTTAATAAGAGCAGTTTGAATATTGACGGGCTAAAAAAATCATATGATGAACGATACCTGCCTATGGTAGGCTATAAATTTTCAGAGTATAATTTTAGTATACGGGAACATTCTACTATAGACTTAAACAACCAGTGGATTGAGAATTCTGAAGTCACAATTATCGAAGAAGTTAAAAATAATGTACAGATATTGATAAGCTATAAACTTAAAAAAATAGAAACATAA
- a CDS encoding PAAR-like protein: MAESFVPQETTVVCTNMTNGAPQKLGMYERTSITIYRSKEQPLLNKLDRKLSGSFQCKTSMKFWGGLQILCAVLAVGALVIATVATGGLALVAAGVMFAAAAVSVGSGITAIYKAAHDCDATLTSNWEEYHKIVNIEKSNALLNKSFMSCSKGGIVTIIMDPVLAQEAASQISSSNNKEIAAHFTAQAVMGVITVATTFSPIGILVGAPLAVYNYWNGESDKQKVRDANTKLRFTDKEQKNKSFLDQSGDAAKQEGINGAIGSPGALIEEGMTVTARNQALLRQAQQYGMEAIERQAAGRVASAESARLAQDILMRSQSTAFNWKGLGGGLLKGFLGGMINFGIDYSVDQYEESKNNESIDVALSADDVNAAGEKNDKGGISIVAQEG; this comes from the coding sequence ATGGCAGAGTCTTTTGTACCACAGGAAACTACAGTAGTATGTACTAATATGACCAATGGGGCTCCTCAAAAGCTAGGTATGTATGAACGTACATCAATTACAATATATAGATCCAAAGAACAACCTTTACTCAATAAACTGGATAGAAAACTTTCCGGTTCATTCCAATGTAAAACTTCAATGAAATTTTGGGGAGGCCTCCAGATTTTATGTGCTGTTTTGGCAGTAGGAGCTTTGGTAATCGCTACCGTTGCTACCGGAGGGCTTGCCTTAGTGGCCGCTGGAGTTATGTTTGCCGCTGCTGCGGTAAGTGTGGGTTCAGGAATAACAGCAATCTATAAAGCAGCCCATGATTGTGATGCAACATTAACATCCAATTGGGAAGAATACCATAAAATAGTAAATATTGAAAAATCAAATGCATTACTGAACAAATCTTTCATGAGCTGTAGCAAAGGAGGAATTGTAACTATTATTATGGATCCTGTTCTAGCTCAGGAGGCTGCTAGTCAGATTAGCAGTAGTAATAATAAAGAAATTGCAGCTCATTTTACGGCACAAGCTGTAATGGGAGTAATAACCGTAGCGACTACCTTTTCACCTATCGGAATCTTAGTAGGAGCTCCGCTTGCAGTTTATAATTATTGGAATGGTGAGAGTGATAAGCAAAAAGTAAGGGATGCTAATACAAAATTGAGGTTTACAGATAAGGAACAAAAAAACAAATCTTTTTTAGACCAGTCTGGAGATGCTGCAAAACAGGAAGGTATAAATGGAGCAATTGGATCGCCTGGAGCGTTGATTGAAGAGGGAATGACTGTTACGGCTAGAAATCAGGCTTTATTGAGACAGGCTCAGCAGTATGGAATGGAGGCTATAGAAAGGCAGGCAGCAGGTCGAGTGGCCTCAGCTGAATCAGCCAGATTAGCGCAGGATATTTTAATGAGATCACAATCTACAGCATTTAATTGGAAAGGACTAGGTGGCGGATTGCTAAAAGGTTTTCTTGGCGGAATGATTAACTTTGGAATAGATTATTCTGTAGATCAATATGAAGAAAGTAAAAATAATGAAAGTATAGATGTAGCATTATCAGCGGATGATGTGAATGCAGCTGGAGAAAAAAATGATAAAGGTGGAATTAGTATAGTGGCACAAGAAGGGTAA
- the tssD gene encoding type VI secretion system tube protein TssD yields the protein MAERNSRGILKFNNGEGQKLLKMNYSVSRSTDVSGRVASDPSNALIKVTVEATEKSDILESLLNGKYKPTVGEIIFNKSHEEGTLINLKWENGYVIQHEVDFDAIDSNSMLISFVISAETIDYGTSQYAGLWPSAGK from the coding sequence ATGGCAGAAAGAAATTCAAGAGGAATCTTAAAATTCAACAACGGAGAAGGTCAGAAATTATTAAAAATGAACTACAGCGTATCAAGATCAACTGACGTATCAGGACGTGTAGCATCAGATCCTTCTAACGCACTTATCAAAGTTACAGTAGAAGCTACTGAAAAATCAGACATCCTTGAAAGCTTATTGAACGGAAAATATAAGCCAACTGTAGGAGAGATTATCTTTAATAAATCTCACGAAGAAGGAACATTAATTAACCTGAAGTGGGAAAACGGATATGTTATCCAACACGAAGTAGACTTTGATGCTATTGACAGCAACAGTATGCTAATCAGCTTCGTAATCAGTGCTGAAACTATTGACTACGGTACTTCTCAGTACGCTGGGCTTTGGCCATCTGCTGGTAAATAA